In a genomic window of Streptomyces sp. NBC_01231:
- a CDS encoding DUF2510 domain-containing protein: MTQATPPGWYPDPGQTDDAPATERWWDGKAWTDQTRPTGSAAAWGPPPQAPAVGPYPEHPGYPGYPAYPAQPPSGSRRGLRAGVAVGAAVVVLACIGVGVYALSSGDSGASDTADSRPGPGGPFGGSGGSGGSGGSGGSGGSGGQSPRPDGSPGPDQSEAPKIESGSVTDAIDGISLPIPDGWYGQELSVGAQLTSKDSYSCPGDTSQKCTKGGAYSAPALALRTKGATAEEVAKADISANAKESYGSGYGEITSHDVLASKAVTVAGQKGYLVRWKAVTSKGSDGYVQSLAFPSPADAQQIVVVRFGVDVEEKQSVLDDVTKGIKVSKGGGKGQDV; this comes from the coding sequence ATGACGCAGGCGACTCCTCCCGGCTGGTATCCCGACCCGGGGCAGACAGATGACGCTCCCGCCACCGAACGCTGGTGGGACGGTAAGGCATGGACGGACCAGACCCGTCCGACGGGATCGGCCGCCGCATGGGGTCCCCCGCCGCAGGCGCCGGCCGTGGGGCCGTACCCGGAGCATCCCGGGTACCCCGGCTACCCGGCGTACCCGGCCCAGCCACCGAGTGGCTCACGGCGCGGGCTGCGCGCCGGCGTCGCCGTGGGCGCGGCCGTCGTGGTCCTGGCCTGCATAGGCGTGGGCGTGTACGCCCTGTCCAGCGGCGACAGCGGGGCCAGTGACACCGCCGACTCGCGGCCAGGGCCGGGCGGCCCCTTCGGCGGCTCGGGAGGGTCCGGCGGCTCGGGCGGTTCCGGCGGTTCCGGCGGTTCCGGCGGCCAGTCGCCCCGGCCCGACGGGTCGCCCGGGCCCGACCAGTCCGAGGCACCGAAGATCGAGAGCGGCTCGGTGACCGACGCGATCGACGGGATCAGCCTGCCGATCCCGGACGGCTGGTACGGCCAGGAGCTCTCGGTCGGCGCGCAGCTCACGTCGAAGGACTCCTACAGCTGCCCCGGCGACACCTCCCAGAAGTGCACGAAGGGCGGCGCGTACTCCGCGCCCGCGCTGGCGCTCCGTACCAAGGGGGCCACGGCCGAGGAGGTGGCTAAGGCCGACATCTCGGCCAATGCCAAGGAGTCCTACGGCTCGGGCTACGGCGAGATCACCTCGCACGACGTGCTGGCGTCCAAGGCGGTGACCGTGGCCGGGCAGAAGGGCTACCTGGTCCGTTGGAAGGCGGTCACGAGCAAGGGCTCCGACGGGTACGTCCAGTCCCTGGCCTTCCCCTCCCCCGCCGACGCCCAGCAGATCGTCGTCGTCCGCTTCGGCGTGGACGTCGAGGAGAAGCAGTCCGTCCTCGACGACGTCACCAAGGGCATCAAGGTGTCGAAGGGCGGCGGCAAGGGCCAGGACGTCTGA
- a CDS encoding AAA family ATPase — translation MTEVQPTTAVSAALWERDAEVDSVVRAVRDLRADSASSGRLLVIRGEAGFGKTALLAETRRIAERLGCTVWSARGGETLRSVPFNVVRQLLQPALVSLMPEEIREYLGDWYEIAGPALGLTEPGERQADPQNVTDGLVAAVRRLARRDWPLVLLIDDAHWADQETLRWLAAFAERLDDLSALVVVGRRPGEVSGESARLLDAIADTAGAPATTLSALTPQATAGLTRATLGDHADAPFCREVWAVTDGNPYETVELLAKVRDSGLQPSEGAAGELRALNRAARGGGLVARLEELGIDATRFAWAAAILGTDISVDLVAKLATLSRAEAVCCAELLCSARILTTSDPANAQVDDGDLEFVHPLIATAVYDSIPPALCTAMHGIAAQVVTDSGRGAAAAARHLLQVHPDDDDELVEQLREAARDHLAVGAPDAARRCLERALLEPPSPEVHARVLYELGCATLLTAPARTIDHLQTALAMPGLDDAERVDAVFRLSQALLHNDQLEEAVRTVETEAARQVSGPARMRLQAVQYMWEGIHAGETASPGRSQRLAELARTCAGRDNAERALLILRGFDAMTHGENAEEVVELSDRALVNGLLAPGLGWTDTEWGVELPMMLASSYAYTDRLDRAESLFTQALRAYESSGWSGGHLALAHAYVGLGHRRRGRLREAEASLRESLRIAERVGRGLPLYWSATCNLVDTLLARGHVDEAWSIAVQYGFAPPYPSTIVLPDPRSVRGRLLLAVGRTKDGVNELEAAEKAAAARGHHNPVLVPWAVDLARALAVEDPGRAARLATEARRHAERFGTDTAIGEALRCAAALETGQRAVRLAGQAVTYLEASPCQYEHAAARVEYGILSRSAGELDRGLALARSCGADGLADRASAALEAVRGLR, via the coding sequence ATGACGGAGGTACAGCCCACGACGGCCGTCTCGGCCGCCCTGTGGGAACGCGACGCGGAAGTCGACTCCGTCGTACGGGCGGTTCGGGACCTGCGCGCGGACAGCGCCTCCTCGGGCAGGCTGCTGGTGATCCGGGGCGAGGCCGGCTTCGGCAAGACGGCCCTGCTCGCCGAGACCCGCCGCATCGCCGAACGGCTCGGCTGCACGGTGTGGTCGGCGCGCGGCGGCGAGACCCTCAGGTCCGTCCCCTTCAACGTCGTACGTCAGCTGTTGCAGCCCGCCCTGGTGTCGCTGATGCCGGAGGAGATACGCGAGTACCTCGGCGACTGGTACGAGATCGCCGGCCCCGCCCTCGGCCTCACCGAGCCCGGCGAACGCCAGGCCGACCCGCAGAACGTGACCGACGGCCTGGTCGCCGCGGTGCGCCGGCTGGCCCGGCGCGACTGGCCACTGGTGCTGCTGATCGACGACGCGCACTGGGCCGACCAGGAGACCCTGCGCTGGCTCGCCGCCTTCGCCGAGCGCCTCGACGACCTGTCCGCGCTGGTCGTGGTGGGCCGCCGCCCCGGCGAGGTCAGCGGCGAGAGCGCCCGGCTCCTCGACGCGATCGCGGACACCGCGGGCGCCCCCGCCACCACCCTGAGCGCCCTCACCCCGCAGGCGACCGCCGGCCTCACCCGCGCCACCCTCGGCGACCACGCCGACGCCCCGTTCTGCCGGGAGGTGTGGGCGGTCACCGACGGCAACCCGTACGAGACCGTCGAACTCCTCGCCAAGGTGCGCGACAGCGGGCTCCAGCCCTCCGAGGGCGCGGCGGGCGAACTGCGCGCCCTGAACCGCGCGGCCCGCGGCGGCGGTCTCGTCGCCCGCCTGGAGGAACTCGGCATCGACGCCACCCGGTTCGCCTGGGCGGCCGCGATCCTCGGCACCGACATCTCCGTCGACCTGGTGGCCAAGCTCGCCACCCTGAGCCGCGCCGAGGCGGTGTGCTGTGCCGAACTGCTGTGCAGCGCCCGCATCCTGACCACGTCCGACCCGGCGAACGCCCAAGTGGACGACGGCGACCTGGAGTTCGTCCACCCGCTGATCGCCACCGCCGTCTACGACTCCATCCCGCCCGCCCTGTGCACCGCGATGCACGGCATCGCCGCCCAGGTCGTCACCGACTCCGGGCGCGGCGCGGCGGCCGCCGCCCGTCACCTCCTCCAGGTCCACCCGGACGACGACGACGAACTCGTCGAGCAGCTGCGTGAGGCCGCCCGCGACCACCTCGCCGTCGGCGCCCCCGACGCGGCCCGCCGCTGCCTCGAACGTGCCCTGCTGGAACCGCCGTCGCCGGAAGTGCACGCGCGGGTGCTCTACGAACTCGGCTGCGCCACCCTGCTGACCGCGCCCGCGCGGACCATCGACCACCTCCAGACCGCGCTCGCCATGCCGGGCCTGGACGACGCGGAACGCGTCGACGCCGTCTTCCGCCTCTCCCAGGCGCTCTTGCACAACGACCAGCTGGAGGAGGCCGTCCGCACGGTCGAGACGGAGGCCGCCCGGCAGGTGTCCGGGCCCGCCCGGATGCGGCTGCAGGCCGTGCAGTACATGTGGGAGGGCATCCACGCGGGCGAGACGGCCTCCCCGGGACGCTCGCAGCGTCTCGCCGAACTCGCCAGGACCTGCGCCGGCCGGGACAACGCCGAGCGCGCCCTGCTCATCCTGCGCGGCTTCGACGCCATGACCCACGGAGAGAACGCCGAGGAAGTCGTCGAACTGTCCGACCGCGCCCTCGTCAACGGCCTGCTCGCACCCGGCCTCGGCTGGACGGACACCGAGTGGGGCGTCGAACTCCCCATGATGCTGGCCTCCTCGTACGCCTACACCGACCGACTCGACCGCGCGGAGAGCCTGTTCACCCAGGCCCTGCGCGCCTACGAGTCGTCCGGCTGGAGCGGCGGCCACCTCGCCCTGGCGCACGCCTACGTCGGTCTCGGACACCGCAGGCGCGGCCGGCTCAGGGAGGCGGAGGCGTCCCTGCGCGAGTCGCTGCGCATCGCCGAACGCGTTGGCCGCGGGCTGCCGCTGTACTGGTCGGCGACCTGCAACCTCGTCGACACCCTGCTCGCCCGCGGCCATGTCGACGAGGCCTGGTCGATCGCCGTGCAGTACGGCTTCGCCCCGCCGTACCCGTCCACGATCGTGCTGCCCGACCCCCGCTCGGTACGCGGCCGTCTCCTGCTCGCGGTCGGCCGCACCAAGGACGGCGTCAACGAACTGGAGGCCGCCGAGAAGGCCGCGGCCGCGCGCGGCCACCACAACCCGGTACTGGTCCCGTGGGCCGTCGACCTCGCCCGCGCCCTCGCCGTGGAGGACCCGGGCCGCGCCGCGCGGCTCGCCACCGAGGCCCGCCGGCACGCCGAGCGCTTCGGCACGGACACCGCCATAGGCGAGGCCCTGCGCTGCGCGGCCGCCCTGGAAACCGGTCAGCGCGCGGTCCGGCTGGCCGGGCAGGCGGTCACCTATCTGGAGGCCTCGCCCTGCCAGTACGAACACGCGGCGGCCCGTGTCGAGTACGGCATCCTGTCCCGCTCGGCCGGCGAACTCGACCGGGGCCTGGCACTGGCGCGTTCCTGCGGGGCGGACGGGCTGGCGGACCGGGCGAGCGCGGCGCTGGAGGCCGTGCGCGGGCTGCGATAG
- the pcaD gene encoding 3-oxoadipate enol-lactonase: MTAELLNHRTEGPATAPPLLLGPSLGTSYALWDKVAPELSVTHRVVRWDLPGHGGSAADLIGPGASVGDLADLVLALADSLGIDRFAYAGVSLGGAVGLHLAVHHPQRVASLAVICSSAHFNGAKPWQERAERVRREGVEWLVEGADARWFTPGFTVPDLVRDHRNADPEAYAACCDALAAFDLRDRLDHIAAPTLLVAGRQDPATPPAHLREIADAVEGATLVELPGASHLAPAQCPEAVLTALRAHLRGPAPRGMKVRREVLGDTHVDRAQARQTPFTARFQDFISRYAWGEIWTDETLTRRERSMITLTALVAHGHYDELAMHVRAARRNGLTPDEIGAVLLQTAVYCGVPAANSAFATAQRVLAEEDGTAG; the protein is encoded by the coding sequence TTGACCGCCGAACTTCTCAACCACCGTACCGAGGGGCCCGCCACCGCTCCCCCACTGCTGCTCGGGCCCTCGCTGGGCACGTCGTACGCCCTGTGGGACAAGGTCGCCCCCGAGCTGTCCGTCACCCACCGGGTGGTCCGCTGGGACCTGCCCGGGCACGGGGGCTCCGCGGCCGACCTGATCGGGCCGGGCGCGAGCGTCGGTGACCTCGCCGACCTGGTGCTGGCGCTCGCCGACTCCCTCGGTATCGACCGGTTCGCGTACGCGGGCGTCTCCCTGGGCGGCGCGGTCGGACTGCATCTGGCCGTGCACCATCCGCAGCGGGTGGCGTCGCTGGCGGTGATCTGCTCCTCGGCCCACTTCAACGGCGCGAAGCCGTGGCAGGAGCGGGCCGAGCGGGTCCGGCGCGAGGGCGTGGAGTGGCTCGTGGAGGGCGCCGACGCCCGCTGGTTCACGCCCGGGTTCACCGTGCCAGACCTCGTCCGCGACCACCGGAACGCCGACCCGGAGGCGTACGCCGCCTGCTGCGACGCGCTGGCCGCGTTCGACCTGCGGGACCGGCTGGACCACATCGCCGCACCGACCCTGCTGGTCGCGGGCCGACAGGACCCGGCGACCCCGCCGGCGCATCTGCGGGAGATCGCGGACGCGGTCGAGGGCGCCACGCTCGTCGAGCTTCCGGGCGCCTCGCACCTGGCGCCCGCGCAGTGCCCGGAGGCAGTACTGACAGCGCTGCGGGCCCACCTCCGAGGGCCCGCCCCGCGGGGCATGAAGGTGCGGCGTGAGGTGCTCGGCGACACCCACGTGGACCGGGCGCAGGCCCGGCAGACGCCCTTCACCGCACGGTTCCAGGACTTCATCTCGCGCTACGCGTGGGGCGAGATCTGGACCGACGAGACCCTCACCCGCCGTGAGCGCAGCATGATCACACTGACGGCGCTGGTCGCGCACGGCCACTACGACGAGCTGGCCATGCATGTGCGGGCGGCCCGGCGCAACGGGCTCACTCCGGACGAGATCGGCGCGGTGCTGCTGCAGACGGCCGTGTACTGCGGGGTCCCGGCGGCGAACTCGGCCTTCGCGACGGCCCAGCGGGTGCTGGCGGAGGAGGACGGCACCGCGGGGTGA